From Micromonospora echinaurantiaca:
GGTCACCGGCCCGGTCAGGTCGGCCGGCCCGGAGCCCACCGCGGCGGTCAGGTTCCGCAGCTCGTTGCGCAGGTCCAGGCCGACGTCGGCGCGGATCTCACCGCCGTCGAGCCCCGCGCCGATCAGCCCGTCGAGCCGGTTGGCGACGGTCAGCAGGCTGGCCGGCCCGGGTAGCGCGCGGGTCGGTTCGGGACGCCCCGGGGAGGCCGGTGCCGACGTGCCAGCTGGCGCCGCGTCCGGTACGGCGGGTGAGGGCTGCCCGGTCGGCGCCGTGGTGGGCAGCGCCGCCGGCGGCGGGTCGCCGTCCGGCCAGAGCGCCGGCACGGCCAGCCCCACCGCGGCCAGCAGCACCACCGCCGTGACCAGGACGGGCCGCGGCACGCGGCGGACCGCACCGGTCGCAGCGGCCTCCGAGCCGCCCACTGGTCGGTCGACCCGGTCCGGCATGGCCGACCCGGCCACCGGACCCGGCCCGGCGGCGCCCGACCCGGCGGTGCCCGGCTCGGCGGTGCCTGGCTCGGCGTCACGCGGCCCGGCCGTGCCTGGCCCGGTGTCACCCGGCCCGGACGTGCCTGGTCCAGCACCAGCCGGCGCGGGGCGTGGCCCGGTCTGTGCGGAGGTCGGGGCCGCCGGAGTCGGTGCGGCCGGGGTCAGCGCGGGCAGCGTCACGGTCGGCGCGAGCATGGTGGCCGCCTGCGGATCGGCCGGGAGCAACTGGTCGCGCAGTCCGGTGGCCACCTGGCGGGCGGTGGGCCGCGCGGCCGGGTCCCGGGTCAGGCAGCTCAGGCAGATCCGGGCCACCTCGGGCGGCAGCCCGGGCACCCCGGCCAGCGAGGGCGGCCGGCCCGCGGCCAGCGCGGCGCTGAGCTGGTCCCAGGTGTCGGCCGGGTACGGCACCCGACCGGTCAACGCCTGATAGAGCAGCACGCCGAGGGAGTAGACGTCGGTGGCCGGCTGCGCGGGCGCCCCGTCGAGGCGTTCCGGCGCCACGTACGCCGGGGTGCCGAAGGTGTCGCCATCCTCGTCCTCGTCGGGAGCGCCGACCCGGGTGGCGATGCCGAAGTCGAGCACCTTGGCCCCGGTCCGGGTCAGCATCACGTTGGCCGGGGTGATGTCCCGGTGCACGATGCCCAGCCGGTGCGCGGTGGCCAGCGCGTCGGCGACCTGGGCGCCCAGCTCCACCGCCTCCGGCCACGGCAGCGGGCCCTCGGTCAGCCGTAGTTCCAGCTCCTCGCCGGTCAGCAGCTCCATCACCACGAACGAGGTGATCGAGCCGTCCGGGGCGACCGTCTCGCCGTAGTCGTGCACCGAGGTGACGTGCGGGTGCACCAGCTGGGCGGCGGAGCGCGCCTCGGTGCGGACCATGTCCCGGAACCGGGCGTCGGCGGCGAGCGACGGGGCGAGCACCTTCAACGCGACGATCCGGTCCAGCACCTCGTCGTGGGCGCGCCAGATCACCGACATCCCGCCGGCGCCGATCTGGTCGAGCAGCCGGTACCGGCGGGCCAGCAACCGGCCGGGGTGCAGCGCTGGCTTCACGGTTCGCACCTGCCTCGGGGTGGGAGCGGTATCAGGTTGCGTGAATGTTTCCGGCCTGTCAACGGCAACGGCCGGGGCCCGGCGGAGCCGCCGCGACGGGGCACCGGCGCGGCCGTGCCAGGATGAACGACATGGCGCGGGGACCGGTGGCGTTCGTGCTCGGGGGCGGGGGCGTCCTCGGCGCGGTCGAGGTGGGCATGCTGCGGGCGCTGTTCCGGGCCGGGATCCGGCCGGACCTGGTGCTCGGCACCTCGATCGGCGCGGTGAACGGCGCGCTGGTCGCCGCCGAACCGTCCGAGGCGGTCACCGACCGGCTGGTCCGGCTCTGGGCGTCCCCCGAGGCCAGCGAGGTGTACGGCGACTCGGTCGCCCGGCAGCTGCGCCGGTTCGCCGCCCGGACCCACCTGCACTCGCCCCGCCCGCTGCGCAAGCTGCTCGAGAACGAGCTGGGCGCCGAGACCACCTTCGCCGACCTGCGGGTGCCGTTCCGGTGCTGCGCGGCGAACATCGAACGGGCCGCCGAGCACTGGTTCGACAGTGGGCCGCTGGTGCCGGCGGTGCTCGCCTCCGCCTCGGTGCCGGGGCTGCTGCCGCCGGCGCGGATCGGCGACGAGCACTTCGTCGACGGCGGGATCGTCAACTCGATCCCGATCGGCGAGGCGGTCGCCGCCGGCGCCGGGCAGATCTTCGTCCTCCAGGTGGGCCGGATCGAGCGGGAGCTGAGCCCGCCCCGCCGGCCCTGGGAGATCGCGCAGGTCGCGTTCGAGATCGCCCGCCGGCACCGGTTCGCCCGGGAGATGGCCGCGCTGCCGGACGGGGTGGAGGTGCACGTCCTGCCCACCGGTGGGCTGAACCCGCGCGACGACACGCCCTGGGCGTACCGGGACATGGCGGCGGTGGGCCGGCGGATCAGCCGCGCGTACACCGCCTCCCGGCGCTACCTGGCCACCCAGCTGGAACGCTGATGCCGCTGCCGCCGCGGTGGGTCCGCCGGGTGCTGCTGGCGCCCGGGGTGGTGCTGCTCGCCTTCCTGGTGGTGACCACGCTGCCGGTCTGGGCGCTGCTCGCGGCGGCCGCCTCACCGCTGGTCCCGGGGCGACTGCGGCCGCTGCGGCTGCTCTGGCTCGGCTGCGTCTACCTGGTCTGGGACGCCGCCGCGCTGCTCGCCCTCTTCGTGCTCTGGCTCGCCTCGGGTTGCGGCTGGCGGGTCCGCACCCCGGGTTTCCAGCGAGCGCACTACCTGCTCGCCGGATGGTTCCTGCGGCTGCTGTTCTGGCAGGCCCGGTGGACGCTGCGGTTGCGCATCGAGGTGGTCGGCACCGACCCGGACACCGCCCTGCCGGGCCGGCCCGAGCTGGTGCTCTGCCGGCACGCCGGGCCGGGCGACTCGTTCATCCTGATCCACGCCCTGGTGAACTGGTTCCGCCGCGAGCCGCGGATCGTGCTCAAGGACAGCCTGCAGTGGGACCCGGCGATCGACGTGCTGCTCAACCGGCTGCCCAACCGGTTCATCGCGCCCGGTCCGGACGGGCGCGGGTCGGTCACCGAGCAGATCGGGCACCTGGCCACCGGCCTGGACGACGACGACGCGTTCGTGATCTTCCCGGAGGGCGGCAACTTCACTCCGAAACGCCGGCTGCGGGCCATCGCCCGGCTGCGCTCGCTGGGGCTGGAGCGGATGGCACTGCGGGCGGAGCGGATGCAGCACGTGCTCGCGCCGCAGCCCGGCGGGCTGCTGGCCGCGCTGGACGCCGCTCCCGAGGCCGGGGTCATCTTCGTGGCGCACACCGGGCTGGACCGGATGCTCACCGTCGCGGACGTGTGGCGGGAGCTGCCGATGGACAAGCGGATCGTGATGCGCTTCTGGTCGGTGCCGCCCGAAGAGGTGCCGACCGATCGGCAGGAGCGCATCGACTGGCTGTTCGACTGGTGGCACCGGATCGACGAGTGGATAGCGGTCAACCGGGACGGTCCCGCGTAGGGTGCGCTCGTGGAACAGATCTGCGTGGTGACGACGGTGGTGGACGCGCGGCCGGTCGCCGACGCGCTCGCGGGCGCGGCGGTCGACGCGCGGCTGGCGGCCTGCGCGCAGGTGGGCGGGCAGGTGGACAGCACCTACTGGTGGCGTGCCGCGGTGGAGACCAACGCCGAGTGGTCGGTGCAGTTCAAGACCACCGAGGACCGGGTGTCCGCGCTGGTCGACCAGATCCGCGCCGGGCACCCGTACGAGGTGCCGGAGATCCTGGTGGCCCGGGTGGAGAGCGACCCGCCGTACGCCGCGTGGGTGCGCGAGCAGACCCGGCCCTGAGTACGCGCACTCTGGGCGGCTGAGGTCCGGCCGCCGATGATGGCCGGGTGGAGAACACCGGCTACCCCTGCCCGGCCTGCGGCGCGCCCGCCGACCTGCGCTCCGGCTGCTCCGGCTGCGGCCGGCCGCCGTACCCGCCCGCGGCTGAGGTGATCCGGCTCGACCGGGAGATCGTCGCGCTCGGCGGCGAGGCGGAGCGGGTTCGGCAGACGTACCAGCAGCTGGTCGACCGGCTGGCGGCGACCCGGCAGCGCCGGGACCGGTTGGCCGCGGCGATCCGCGCGCAGTTCCCGCTCCCGGTCGCCCGCCCGCCGGCCGTGGCCGGCGGGCCGCCACGGCCCGTCCCGGCCCCAACCCCGGCCGGTCAGCCGCCCGCCGTCGCGGGCCCCGCCGTCCTGGCCGGTCCGCCCGCCATGGCCGGTCCGCCCGCCGGAGCGGCCGCACCCGTGGTGGTCGGCGCGCCGGAGGCCTCCACCCGCACCGTGCAGGGTCTGCTCTTCGTCCTCGGTGGACTGCTGCTCGGCACCGCGGCGGTGGTCTTCACGGCGGTGGCCTGGGCCGCCGTCGGGGTGGCCGGCCGGGCGCTGATCCTGGCCGCGGTGACCGCCGTGGCGCTGGCCGGGCCGCTGCTGG
This genomic window contains:
- a CDS encoding serine/threonine-protein kinase; the encoded protein is MKPALHPGRLLARRYRLLDQIGAGGMSVIWRAHDEVLDRIVALKVLAPSLAADARFRDMVRTEARSAAQLVHPHVTSVHDYGETVAPDGSITSFVVMELLTGEELELRLTEGPLPWPEAVELGAQVADALATAHRLGIVHRDITPANVMLTRTGAKVLDFGIATRVGAPDEDEDGDTFGTPAYVAPERLDGAPAQPATDVYSLGVLLYQALTGRVPYPADTWDQLSAALAAGRPPSLAGVPGLPPEVARICLSCLTRDPAARPTARQVATGLRDQLLPADPQAATMLAPTVTLPALTPAAPTPAAPTSAQTGPRPAPAGAGPGTSGPGDTGPGTAGPRDAEPGTAEPGTAGSGAAGPGPVAGSAMPDRVDRPVGGSEAAATGAVRRVPRPVLVTAVVLLAAVGLAVPALWPDGDPPPAALPTTAPTGQPSPAVPDAAPAGTSAPASPGRPEPTRALPGPASLLTVANRLDGLIGAGLDGGEIRADVGLDLRNELRNLTAAVGSGPADLTGPVTRLREKVATRVREGGITPGYARRLDSAIADLAAARV
- a CDS encoding patatin-like phospholipase family protein, which translates into the protein MARGPVAFVLGGGGVLGAVEVGMLRALFRAGIRPDLVLGTSIGAVNGALVAAEPSEAVTDRLVRLWASPEASEVYGDSVARQLRRFAARTHLHSPRPLRKLLENELGAETTFADLRVPFRCCAANIERAAEHWFDSGPLVPAVLASASVPGLLPPARIGDEHFVDGGIVNSIPIGEAVAAGAGQIFVLQVGRIERELSPPRRPWEIAQVAFEIARRHRFAREMAALPDGVEVHVLPTGGLNPRDDTPWAYRDMAAVGRRISRAYTASRRYLATQLER
- a CDS encoding 1-acyl-sn-glycerol-3-phosphate acyltransferase — translated: MPLPPRWVRRVLLAPGVVLLAFLVVTTLPVWALLAAAASPLVPGRLRPLRLLWLGCVYLVWDAAALLALFVLWLASGCGWRVRTPGFQRAHYLLAGWFLRLLFWQARWTLRLRIEVVGTDPDTALPGRPELVLCRHAGPGDSFILIHALVNWFRREPRIVLKDSLQWDPAIDVLLNRLPNRFIAPGPDGRGSVTEQIGHLATGLDDDDAFVIFPEGGNFTPKRRLRAIARLRSLGLERMALRAERMQHVLAPQPGGLLAALDAAPEAGVIFVAHTGLDRMLTVADVWRELPMDKRIVMRFWSVPPEEVPTDRQERIDWLFDWWHRIDEWIAVNRDGPA
- the cutA gene encoding divalent-cation tolerance protein CutA, with protein sequence MEQICVVTTVVDARPVADALAGAAVDARLAACAQVGGQVDSTYWWRAAVETNAEWSVQFKTTEDRVSALVDQIRAGHPYEVPEILVARVESDPPYAAWVREQTRP